From bacterium, one genomic window encodes:
- a CDS encoding acetate--CoA ligase family protein, producing FMSQSGALGVAILEIARDLNLGISMFASMGNKTDISGNDLLEYWRDDPETKMILMYLESFGNPRKFTQIAKSIARTKPIISVKAGRTLQGAAAASSHTGALASSLDVATDAMFEKCGVIRVSSIDELFNLAAAFDAQPLPKDNRIAIVTNAGGPAIMATDALVSSGMRLATLEESTKQHLRQHLPPEASANNPVDLIASADEHRYKIALEAVLRDPNVDAVIAIFVPPIMITANAVAQTIVDMHRQYADKPVLSCFMGQQEGRQAIALLRHNKIPVYFFPEHTVYALNAMDQYRRWRDTPEGTLRTFDVDKTTVEQIFLRAKAEKRKQLSFSEVTSILNAYHFPLPAYTTVPLDEKGLEQAIEFSKKSNGPVVLKLLAADLTHKSDVGGVKIDLRTEKEIADAFAEFEKKMKERNIRPDGVLVQEMIKGGKELVLGMNVDKNFGALIMFGLGGIYVEVLKDVSFSIAPITDLEAHDMIKSIKGYPLLTGVRGQMPVNIEAIAEALQRLSQLVTDFPEIREIDINPLLAFHEKEKCKVVDARISLI from the coding sequence GATTTATGTCCCAGAGCGGCGCCTTAGGCGTAGCCATTTTGGAAATTGCGCGTGATCTCAATCTCGGCATTTCAATGTTTGCCAGTATGGGCAATAAAACGGACATTTCCGGCAATGATCTTTTAGAGTATTGGCGCGACGATCCGGAAACCAAAATGATCCTGATGTATCTCGAAAGTTTCGGCAATCCGCGTAAGTTTACGCAAATCGCCAAATCGATTGCACGCACCAAGCCGATCATTTCCGTCAAAGCAGGCCGAACTTTGCAAGGAGCCGCCGCCGCTTCATCACATACCGGTGCTTTGGCGTCATCGCTTGATGTCGCGACCGATGCCATGTTCGAAAAATGCGGCGTCATCCGGGTTTCGAGCATCGACGAACTTTTTAATCTTGCCGCAGCATTCGATGCTCAACCGCTTCCCAAAGACAATCGCATTGCCATTGTGACCAATGCCGGCGGTCCGGCCATTATGGCCACGGATGCGTTGGTGAGTTCGGGCATGCGGTTGGCGACGCTCGAAGAGTCTACCAAACAACATTTGCGTCAGCATTTACCGCCTGAAGCCAGCGCTAATAATCCGGTCGATCTTATTGCCAGCGCAGACGAACATCGTTATAAAATAGCTTTGGAAGCTGTTTTGCGCGATCCTAATGTCGACGCAGTCATCGCCATTTTCGTTCCTCCGATCATGATCACCGCCAACGCTGTCGCGCAAACCATCGTCGATATGCACCGGCAATACGCGGATAAACCTGTGTTGTCCTGTTTTATGGGTCAGCAGGAAGGACGCCAGGCCATTGCGCTATTAAGACACAATAAAATTCCGGTTTATTTTTTCCCTGAACATACTGTGTATGCACTCAATGCGATGGATCAATATCGCCGCTGGCGTGATACACCGGAAGGCACTCTCCGGACATTCGACGTTGATAAAACGACTGTCGAACAAATTTTTTTGCGCGCAAAAGCGGAAAAACGAAAACAGCTTTCATTCTCCGAAGTCACATCCATTTTGAATGCCTACCACTTTCCTTTACCTGCATACACAACGGTACCGCTTGATGAAAAGGGATTGGAGCAGGCTATTGAATTTTCCAAAAAATCCAATGGTCCGGTTGTTCTCAAATTGCTCGCTGCCGATCTCACGCATAAATCAGATGTAGGCGGCGTAAAAATTGATCTTCGTACGGAAAAAGAAATAGCCGATGCGTTTGCCGAATTCGAGAAAAAAATGAAAGAGCGTAATATCCGGCCTGATGGCGTTTTGGTTCAGGAAATGATCAAAGGTGGAAAGGAATTAGTGCTCGGCATGAATGTTGACAAAAATTTCGGCGCGCTGATCATGTTTGGTCTCGGCGGCATCTATGTTGAAGTGCTCAAAGACGTGAGCTTCAGTATCGCGCCGATCACCGACCTGGAAGCACACGACATGATCAAAAGCATCAAAGGTTATCCCTTACTTACCGGTGTTCGCGGGCAGATGCCGGTCAATATCGAAGCCATCGCTGAAGCATTACAACGGCTATCGCAATTGGTCACCGATTTCCCGGAGATCCGTGAAATCGATATCAATCCTCTGCTTGCTTTTCATGAGAAAGAAAAATGCAAAGTCGTCGATGCGAGAATCAGTTTGATCTAA
- a CDS encoding isoprenyl transferase, producing MTKKWLASDLAKLKAEILEHGNLPHHIAIIMDGNGRWAQQRGLPRVAGHNEGVKSVRDVVEAAGEIGVKALTLYAFSQENWKRPTWEVSALMKLLMRTIHNELNNLHKQNVRVKTIGHIELLPADTLKQLLGAVEKTKHNTGLILNLALSYSARIEILDAIKNIARDVHHHKFNVDDINEALFTKYLNTADLPEPDLVIRTSGEFRVSNFLLWQIAYSEIYITDTFWPDFRKPHLFDAIRDYQKRERRFGKVSEQVTVEKNKKAESKKIMAAK from the coding sequence ATCACTAAAAAATGGTTGGCTTCCGATTTAGCTAAATTGAAAGCCGAAATATTAGAGCACGGCAATCTTCCCCACCATATCGCCATTATCATGGATGGTAATGGGCGCTGGGCACAGCAACGGGGTTTACCGAGAGTCGCCGGGCACAATGAAGGCGTCAAATCGGTTCGCGACGTGGTCGAAGCAGCCGGTGAAATCGGCGTGAAAGCTTTGACCCTTTATGCTTTCAGCCAGGAAAACTGGAAACGCCCCACGTGGGAAGTTTCGGCGCTGATGAAATTACTCATGCGCACGATTCATAATGAACTCAACAATTTGCACAAGCAAAATGTACGCGTCAAAACCATCGGGCATATCGAATTATTGCCGGCAGATACGTTGAAACAATTGCTCGGCGCCGTCGAAAAAACCAAACACAATACCGGATTGATCCTGAATCTGGCGTTGAGTTACAGCGCACGGATTGAAATACTCGATGCCATCAAAAATATCGCCCGAGACGTACATCATCATAAATTCAACGTCGACGACATTAACGAAGCTTTGTTCACTAAATATTTAAATACGGCCGATCTGCCTGAACCCGATTTGGTTATTCGAACAAGCGGGGAATTTCGGGTCAGTAATTTTCTACTTTGGCAAATTGCGTATTCGGAAATTTATATCACGGACACCTTTTGGCCTGATTTCCGTAAACCGCATTTATTCGACGCCATCCGTGATTATCAAAAACGCGAGCGCCGTTTTGGCAAAGTTAGCGAACAAGTGACGGTGGAAAAAAATAAAAAAGCTGAATCGAAAAAAATCATGGCAGCAAAATAG